Proteins from a genomic interval of Haloprofundus salinisoli:
- the glmS gene encoding glutamine--fructose-6-phosphate transaminase (isomerizing): MCGIIARVGGDDGVQELLQGLSNLEYRGYDSAGLAVKQRNGSRPTVVKRQGNVSELRDLADGQVLGPVGIGHTRWSTHGPPTDDNAHPHTDCEERVAVVHNGIIDNYGELRERLTADGHEFRSDTDTEVVPHLIEEYLDAGDNAETAFRKTVDQLSGSYAIAMIVEGDDAVYATREGSPLVLGVSDDSYYLASDVPAFLEYTDRVVYLDDGDMLVVRPDGYTLTDASGSIAEPAVETVSWNPEQAGKGAYDHYMLKEIYEQPHSLRQAIEGRVKPESNELALEEFPSGTFEDVESIQFVACGTSYHAAKYAVQMCANRQLSAQAFLASEYATAIPHVDENTLVVGVTQSGETADTLTALRKAQDAGARTLAVTNVVGSTAARECDDTLFIRAGPEIGVAATKTFSSQVVCLALFVEQYYRDRHDGEPSEGSEEMLAAIRDLPDVIESVLEQTSVQSVAETYRDVDSYFFIGRNTGYTVALEGALKFKEITYEHAEGFAAGELKHGPLALVTPSTPIIGIVDGLDSDKTVHSLAEAKTRGAPIIAVTSDPESVRDLADMVLEIPETNLELAGVVANVQLQLLSYHAAAMLSRPIDKPRNLAKSVTVE, from the coding sequence AAGGACTCTCGAACCTCGAGTACCGCGGGTACGACTCCGCCGGTCTCGCGGTCAAGCAGCGAAACGGTTCGCGGCCGACCGTCGTCAAGCGCCAGGGCAACGTCTCCGAACTCCGTGACTTGGCCGACGGACAGGTTCTCGGCCCGGTCGGTATCGGTCACACCCGCTGGAGCACCCACGGGCCGCCGACGGACGACAACGCCCATCCCCACACGGACTGCGAAGAGCGCGTCGCCGTCGTCCACAACGGCATCATCGACAACTACGGCGAGCTCCGAGAGCGCCTCACGGCCGACGGCCACGAGTTCCGTAGCGACACCGACACCGAGGTCGTCCCGCACCTCATCGAGGAGTACCTCGACGCGGGCGACAACGCGGAGACCGCGTTCCGAAAGACGGTCGACCAGCTCTCCGGTAGCTACGCGATTGCGATGATCGTCGAAGGCGACGACGCCGTGTACGCGACCCGCGAGGGGTCGCCGCTGGTGCTCGGCGTCAGCGACGACAGCTACTACCTCGCGAGCGACGTCCCCGCGTTCCTCGAGTACACCGACCGCGTCGTCTATCTCGACGACGGCGACATGCTGGTTGTGAGGCCCGACGGGTACACGCTCACCGACGCGAGCGGTTCGATCGCCGAACCGGCCGTCGAGACGGTGAGTTGGAACCCCGAACAGGCCGGCAAAGGCGCATACGACCACTACATGCTCAAAGAGATCTACGAGCAGCCCCACTCGCTCCGGCAGGCCATCGAGGGTCGGGTCAAGCCGGAGTCGAACGAACTCGCGCTCGAAGAGTTCCCGTCGGGGACGTTCGAGGACGTCGAATCTATACAGTTCGTCGCCTGCGGTACCTCCTATCACGCCGCGAAGTACGCGGTCCAAATGTGCGCCAACCGACAGCTCTCCGCACAGGCGTTCCTCGCCAGCGAGTACGCTACCGCAATTCCGCACGTCGACGAGAACACGCTCGTCGTCGGGGTCACCCAGAGCGGTGAAACCGCCGACACGCTCACTGCACTACGGAAAGCCCAGGACGCGGGCGCACGGACGCTCGCGGTGACGAACGTCGTCGGCAGCACCGCCGCCCGCGAATGCGACGATACGCTGTTCATCCGCGCCGGCCCGGAGATCGGTGTCGCGGCGACGAAGACGTTCTCCTCGCAAGTCGTCTGCCTCGCCTTGTTCGTCGAACAGTACTACCGTGACCGCCACGACGGTGAACCGTCCGAGGGCTCCGAGGAGATGCTCGCGGCGATTCGAGACCTTCCGGACGTCATCGAATCGGTTCTCGAACAGACGTCCGTCCAGTCCGTCGCCGAGACGTACCGCGACGTGGACTCGTACTTCTTCATCGGCCGCAACACCGGTTACACGGTGGCGCTGGAAGGAGCGTTGAAGTTCAAGGAGATCACGTACGAGCACGCCGAAGGCTTCGCCGCCGGCGAACTCAAACACGGGCCGCTCGCGTTGGTCACCCCGTCGACGCCTATCATCGGTATCGTCGACGGCCTCGACAGCGACAAAACCGTCCACAGTCTCGCCGAGGCGAAAACTCGCGGCGCGCCCATCATCGCGGTGACGAGCGACCCCGAAAGCGTCCGCGACCTCGCGGATATGGTCCTCGAAATCCCCGAGACGAACCTCGAACTCGCGGGTGTCGTCGCGAACGTCCAACTGCAGTTGCTGTCGTACCACGCGGCGGCGATGCTGAGCCGACCTATCGACAAACCGCGGAACCTCGCAAAGAGCGTCACCGTCGAGTAG